In the genome of Pelagibacterium nitratireducens, one region contains:
- the purU gene encoding formyltetrahydrofolate deformylase yields the protein MHDFILTLSCADKPGIVAGVTSELFGLAANIAESNQFWDKDTDKFFMRIGFTAPDGVDKDAVERALKPVIERFEMKAAVVDAARVPRIVILVSKFDHALLHLLYQIKVGALRAEVAAIVSNHEAARPIAEAEGVPFYHLPVVRGEKAEQEAEVLKIIKAADADLVVLARYMQILSDQLSTRLFGKIINIHHSFLPSFKGAKPYHQAHERGVKIIGATAHYVTPDLDEGPIIEQETARVTHAMSPDDLIAVGRDIESRVLGRAVKSHLENRVMLNGHKTVVFA from the coding sequence ATGCACGATTTCATCCTCACTTTGTCCTGTGCCGACAAGCCCGGGATCGTTGCCGGTGTGACGAGCGAATTGTTCGGATTGGCTGCCAATATCGCCGAATCCAATCAGTTCTGGGACAAGGACACCGACAAGTTCTTCATGCGCATCGGGTTCACGGCGCCCGATGGCGTGGACAAGGACGCAGTCGAGCGCGCGCTCAAGCCGGTGATCGAGCGGTTCGAGATGAAGGCCGCTGTCGTCGATGCGGCGCGGGTGCCGCGCATCGTCATTCTGGTCTCCAAATTCGACCACGCGCTGCTCCATCTGCTCTACCAGATCAAGGTCGGTGCGCTGCGGGCCGAGGTTGCCGCGATCGTGTCCAATCATGAGGCGGCGCGCCCGATCGCCGAGGCGGAAGGTGTTCCGTTCTATCATCTGCCTGTGGTCAGGGGAGAAAAGGCCGAACAGGAAGCCGAGGTGCTCAAGATCATCAAGGCGGCCGATGCCGATCTCGTTGTTCTGGCGCGCTACATGCAGATCCTCTCCGACCAGCTTTCAACGCGCCTGTTCGGCAAGATCATCAATATCCATCATTCGTTTCTGCCCTCGTTCAAGGGCGCAAAGCCCTATCATCAGGCCCATGAGCGCGGCGTCAAAATCATCGGCGCGACGGCCCATTACGTCACCCCAGATCTCGATGAAGGCCCCATCATCGAGCAGGAAACCGCGCGGGTGACCCATGCCATGAGCCCGGACGATCTGATCGCGGTGGGCCGCGATATCGAGAGCCGGGTTCTGGGTCGGGCGGTCAAGAGCCATCTGGAAAACCGCGTCATGCTCAACGGGCACAAGACAGTCGTTTTCGCTTAA
- a CDS encoding beta-N-acetylhexosaminidase — translation MPTPSFRLEADWNPEIATPGRLKMTLINTGQEPVEGFALGVTSLFRIKPDSPIDGARLLEQLSNYHLLAPAEGFVLEPGGRWEIAAKQISHTLRHYTYGPKSAAVTLADGTMVLPEIAPMTLKGEAGTPTIAHPARQPLPEDETTISVIPFPAAVEVTGNLVPAMIGFGEGPELAYNSYEVTADLARRLFPGETLFGDGLPIQCLTEARLAEGAYEIAFGETVTLRASDADGFQHGFITLGQLLRGAKKHPEDFIFPTSGTISDAPRFGWRGSHLDVARQVYTTDEIIAFLDTMAWNKLNRFHIHLNDDEGWRLDVPDYPELADKAAWRGPGEILPPLLGSPFERHGLVYRAADVTAMVEHGLSLGIQTIPEIDIPGHCYCVLKALPQLADPEETGIYRSVQYFPNNALNPALDETYKFLEAVIRTLVELFPAKWIHIGGDEVADEAWAGSPQAKSLQGPNGWQGTFALQSHFLKQIQSLLKKYGKDTGAWEEAALGGGVDQDRSYLVAWKKSESGRDLALAGYDVVLAPAEHAYFDMAQSTEWWEPGASWAGTVSVETCYGFDPAHDWPAQVQDKLIGVQSCLWSENLAHRALFDHLTYPRLSAVAETAWSPRETKDFTRFMAIQTLMPRARLG, via the coding sequence ATGCCCACGCCCTCGTTCCGCCTCGAAGCGGACTGGAACCCCGAAATCGCGACGCCAGGCCGGCTCAAGATGACGCTGATCAACACCGGGCAGGAGCCGGTGGAAGGCTTCGCCCTCGGCGTCACCTCGCTGTTCCGCATCAAGCCCGACAGCCCTATCGACGGCGCAAGGCTGCTCGAGCAATTGTCCAATTACCATCTGCTCGCTCCCGCAGAGGGCTTTGTTCTCGAACCTGGCGGACGCTGGGAGATTGCGGCAAAACAGATCTCCCACACCCTGCGGCATTATACCTATGGGCCGAAATCGGCTGCCGTGACCCTGGCCGACGGCACGATGGTGTTGCCCGAAATCGCGCCAATGACGCTGAAGGGCGAGGCGGGCACCCCCACCATAGCTCACCCGGCCCGCCAGCCCTTGCCTGAAGACGAAACGACGATCAGCGTCATCCCCTTCCCCGCCGCCGTGGAGGTCACCGGGAATTTGGTGCCGGCCATGATCGGCTTTGGTGAAGGGCCGGAACTCGCCTATAATTCATACGAGGTCACAGCCGATCTGGCCCGCCGCCTGTTTCCCGGCGAAACCCTGTTCGGCGACGGATTGCCCATCCAATGCCTTACCGAAGCGCGGCTGGCCGAAGGTGCATATGAAATCGCCTTCGGGGAAACCGTGACCCTCAGGGCGAGCGATGCCGATGGTTTCCAGCACGGTTTCATCACCCTGGGCCAGTTGCTGCGCGGCGCGAAAAAACATCCAGAAGATTTCATCTTCCCGACGTCGGGCACGATATCGGACGCCCCGCGATTTGGCTGGCGCGGCAGCCATCTCGACGTGGCGCGTCAGGTGTATACAACCGACGAGATCATCGCTTTTCTCGACACCATGGCCTGGAACAAGCTCAACCGTTTCCACATCCACCTCAACGATGACGAGGGCTGGCGGCTCGATGTGCCCGACTATCCCGAACTTGCCGACAAGGCCGCATGGCGCGGCCCCGGCGAAATCCTCCCGCCCCTGCTCGGTTCACCGTTCGAACGGCACGGGCTGGTCTATCGCGCCGCCGACGTGACGGCGATGGTCGAACACGGGCTGAGCCTGGGGATCCAGACCATCCCCGAAATCGACATTCCCGGCCATTGCTATTGCGTGCTCAAGGCCCTGCCCCAACTCGCCGATCCCGAGGAAACCGGCATCTACCGCTCGGTGCAGTATTTCCCCAACAACGCGCTCAATCCCGCGTTGGACGAAACCTATAAATTTCTCGAAGCGGTCATCAGGACGCTGGTCGAATTGTTTCCGGCCAAATGGATCCACATCGGTGGCGACGAGGTGGCCGACGAGGCATGGGCCGGTTCGCCCCAGGCGAAATCCCTGCAGGGACCGAACGGCTGGCAGGGCACGTTCGCGCTTCAGAGCCATTTCCTCAAACAGATCCAGTCGCTGCTGAAAAAATACGGCAAGGACACCGGCGCCTGGGAAGAGGCGGCGCTGGGCGGCGGGGTCGACCAGGACCGCTCCTACCTCGTTGCCTGGAAGAAATCGGAAAGCGGACGCGATCTGGCGCTGGCCGGCTATGACGTGGTGCTGGCCCCGGCCGAACACGCCTATTTCGACATGGCGCAATCGACCGAATGGTGGGAGCCGGGGGCAAGCTGGGCGGGCACGGTCTCTGTCGAAACCTGCTATGGTTTCGATCCCGCCCATGATTGGCCAGCCCAAGTTCAGGACAAGCTGATCGGCGTCCAATCATGCCTGTGGAGTGAAAACCTCGCCCATCGGGCCCTGTTCGATCATCTGACCTATCCGCGCCTTTCGGCCGTCGCCGAAACCGCCTGGAGCCCGCGCGAGACCAAGGATTTCACCCGCTTCATGGCCATCCAGACCCTGATGCCCAGGGCACGGCTGGGCTGA
- the folD gene encoding bifunctional methylenetetrahydrofolate dehydrogenase/methenyltetrahydrofolate cyclohydrolase FolD, with amino-acid sequence MTATIIDGKAVAASAIEKVKAGAAAFSAANGMPPGLAVVLVGEDAASQVYVASKGRMARECGFHSVQHTLAADTTQDELLAVIGTLNADPAIHGILVQLPLPGHLDERTTIGALDPAKDVDGLHDISIGRLASGQVDKTLVPCTPKGCMELLETVHTEGISGLTAVVVGRSNLVGRPVAALLQHANATVTIAHSRTRDLPALCASADIVVAAIGRPEFIKGDWIKPGATVIDVGINRIAAPEKGEGKTRLVGDVDFTAASERAGAITPVPGGVGPMTIAMLMANTLKAAQHSVA; translated from the coding sequence ATGACCGCAACGATCATCGATGGCAAGGCCGTTGCCGCTTCGGCAATCGAAAAGGTCAAGGCGGGCGCTGCCGCGTTTAGCGCCGCCAACGGGATGCCGCCCGGTCTGGCGGTCGTTCTGGTCGGCGAGGATGCAGCGAGCCAGGTCTATGTCGCCTCAAAAGGCCGGATGGCCAGGGAATGCGGGTTCCATTCGGTCCAGCACACCCTTGCCGCCGACACCACCCAGGACGAGCTTTTGGCCGTGATCGGCACGCTCAATGCCGATCCGGCCATCCACGGCATTCTCGTGCAATTGCCGCTGCCGGGTCATCTTGACGAACGCACCACCATAGGCGCGCTCGATCCGGCCAAGGATGTGGATGGATTGCATGACATCTCCATCGGCCGGCTGGCCTCGGGCCAGGTCGACAAGACTTTGGTGCCTTGCACGCCCAAGGGCTGCATGGAACTGCTCGAAACCGTCCATACGGAAGGGATTTCGGGGCTGACGGCCGTCGTTGTCGGTCGATCCAACCTTGTCGGGCGCCCGGTCGCCGCGCTGCTTCAGCACGCCAACGCCACGGTCACCATCGCCCATTCGCGCACGCGCGATCTGCCCGCCCTTTGCGCCAGCGCCGATATCGTGGTTGCCGCCATCGGGCGCCCGGAGTTCATCAAGGGTGACTGGATCAAGCCCGGCGCCACGGTGATCGATGTGGGCATCAACCGCATCGCCGCGCCCGAAAAGGGCGAGGGCAAGACCCGGCTGGTCGGCGATGTCGATTTCACTGCCGCGTCCGAACGCGCCGGGGCGATCACCCCGGTGCCGGGCGGGGTGGGGCCGATGACGATTGCCATGCTGATGGCCAATACGCTCAAGGCCGCCCAGCACAGCGTCGCCTGA
- a CDS encoding response regulator yields the protein MGAFGLAPKGFRGRLFAILIAITTIPLVLTATVFFSILNANVEEETFARLAFVRDAKRSELDQYLTFAFRQADSLTKSNAVRYSIGDFYGFSYAFRQIDPDPEQARNVLQAIFGINGRAPASDGVFSPDTDAMVSNALEYANAHQRFHEEYSSFIRSAEFDNLYLVNTDGRVVYSVEKDAYLGGDLDGGMAETALGQLAAATLEGSETIRVTDFAPDPQTGTFGAYVAVRVEFYQRPRGVAIFRLPASGVGAIVQSQQEETGNFFMIAGNGLLVSAPEDYALPIGATVPTPHQGQPATSTALIGDGLSGGAALSAWGPVQFGDTQWALLAEVPTRSAFANSEALTRFVLMIAAIALPILFWVAYLLSRTMTAPLQKLTEVAESIAAGDLERTMPSVERPTELGRLAESFKRMRDAIRAQLSLIGQKNVELERHVRLIEEKNAALEEADRLKDTFVANTSHELRTPLNGIIGISETLSAGAVGELTPPQRSQLDLISFSARRLSRLVDDLIDIYRIRQGRMRLDIHPVHVATSIRNVMQLAEPLLRGEPVTLDVDIPETIPYVMADPVRFEQVLYNLLGNAIKYTDQGSISITAWRAGDTVAVAVTDTGVGIAPDSLERIFQPLERGESPEMIAKPGGAGLGLTIARQLASAMHGRLAAQSDLGKGSRFVLEVPVAETEATEAEILTYGERSEGLRETMGMLLADTAEMNSANSDAAPVILVVDDEPINIQVLRNVLAPQGYIVRAAENGMDALTAIENHKPDLVVLDVMMPQMGGLEVAKRLRDRYGLLDLPIIMVTARSRTRDVIAGFEHGANDYVVKPFVKDELLARIATLLEAGRARGTARENIELKSEIERRVQVEDALRLSQQRMARLLDTLEAGLLGVSETGRITYANQAAAVLAGRVIDPGKTLLSDLLTPTMVDAMTRTIADEGRVALDDVPMGSSGNPVLLNAFEIEADAGGGFALVITPDTAQTRRQTDHLVRSVQGVLDTVGPVLIEQQAMPANSTALDATPLPGKEVYRETIVAVMTQSIALWRRAKGGSKIDFAEKSGIWRVNLDRSSLQARTLDKYLLIETLPANPRWRDVIQTAEFVLADIEAQIDQNAEFAAQYENLRTLAQTLRDLVREHILPKPRGETEPAGAQDA from the coding sequence GTTTTGACCGCAACCGTCTTCTTTTCCATCCTCAACGCCAATGTCGAAGAGGAAACCTTTGCCCGCCTCGCCTTCGTGCGCGACGCCAAACGCTCCGAACTCGACCAATACCTGACCTTTGCCTTCCGGCAGGCCGATTCGCTGACCAAATCGAATGCCGTGCGCTATTCCATCGGCGATTTCTATGGCTTTTCCTATGCCTTCCGCCAGATCGACCCCGATCCCGAGCAAGCCCGCAATGTGCTCCAGGCCATCTTCGGCATCAATGGCCGGGCCCCGGCCAGCGATGGGGTGTTTTCACCCGACACCGATGCGATGGTCTCCAACGCGCTCGAATACGCCAATGCTCACCAGCGCTTCCACGAGGAATATTCGAGCTTTATCCGCTCGGCCGAATTCGACAATCTCTATCTGGTCAACACCGACGGACGGGTCGTCTATTCGGTCGAAAAGGACGCCTATCTCGGTGGCGATCTCGATGGGGGGATGGCCGAAACAGCGCTCGGGCAACTGGCCGCAGCGACCCTTGAGGGCTCTGAAACCATCCGGGTAACCGATTTTGCGCCCGATCCGCAGACCGGGACATTTGGCGCCTATGTCGCCGTTCGGGTGGAATTTTACCAGCGCCCGCGCGGCGTGGCGATCTTCCGCCTGCCAGCCAGCGGCGTCGGTGCCATCGTCCAGTCCCAGCAAGAAGAGACCGGCAATTTTTTCATGATCGCCGGCAACGGATTGCTGGTTTCCGCGCCGGAGGACTATGCCCTTCCCATCGGTGCGACCGTTCCAACGCCGCACCAGGGCCAACCCGCCACATCCACCGCCCTTATCGGCGACGGCCTGTCGGGCGGCGCAGCACTGTCGGCCTGGGGTCCTGTCCAATTCGGAGACACCCAATGGGCGCTGCTTGCCGAAGTGCCCACCCGCAGCGCCTTTGCCAATTCCGAGGCGCTGACACGGTTTGTCCTGATGATCGCCGCCATCGCGCTGCCCATCCTGTTCTGGGTGGCATATCTGCTCTCGCGCACCATGACCGCGCCGCTGCAAAAGCTGACCGAAGTGGCCGAATCGATTGCCGCTGGCGATCTGGAACGGACCATGCCCAGCGTGGAAAGACCGACCGAATTGGGCCGGCTGGCCGAAAGCTTCAAGCGCATGCGCGACGCCATCCGCGCACAGCTATCCCTGATCGGGCAGAAGAATGTCGAACTGGAGCGGCACGTCAGGCTGATCGAGGAAAAGAACGCTGCGCTCGAAGAGGCCGACCGGCTCAAAGACACGTTCGTCGCCAACACCAGCCACGAATTGCGCACCCCATTGAACGGCATCATCGGCATTTCCGAAACACTCTCGGCCGGTGCCGTTGGCGAATTGACCCCGCCCCAGCGCAGCCAGCTCGACCTCATATCCTTTTCGGCACGCCGCCTGTCGCGGCTGGTCGATGACCTGATCGATATCTACCGCATCCGTCAGGGCCGCATGCGCCTCGATATCCACCCGGTCCACGTGGCAACCTCGATCCGCAACGTCATGCAACTGGCCGAACCGCTGCTGCGCGGCGAGCCGGTGACGCTCGACGTCGATATCCCCGAAACCATTCCCTATGTGATGGCCGACCCGGTGCGCTTCGAGCAGGTGCTCTACAACCTCCTGGGCAATGCCATCAAATACACCGACCAGGGCTCGATCTCGATCACGGCATGGCGGGCCGGAGACACCGTCGCCGTGGCCGTCACCGATACGGGCGTCGGCATTGCGCCCGACAGTCTCGAGCGCATCTTCCAGCCGCTCGAACGCGGCGAAAGCCCCGAAATGATCGCCAAGCCCGGCGGCGCCGGACTGGGCCTGACCATCGCCCGGCAACTGGCCAGCGCCATGCACGGCAGGCTCGCCGCGCAATCGGATTTGGGCAAGGGATCGCGCTTCGTGCTCGAAGTCCCGGTCGCCGAAACCGAGGCGACCGAAGCGGAAATCCTGACCTATGGCGAGCGCAGCGAGGGCCTGCGCGAAACCATGGGCATGCTTTTGGCCGACACCGCCGAAATGAACTCCGCCAATTCCGACGCGGCCCCGGTGATCCTCGTTGTCGATGACGAGCCGATCAACATTCAGGTCTTGCGCAACGTGCTCGCGCCCCAGGGCTATATCGTGCGCGCCGCCGAAAATGGCATGGACGCGCTGACCGCGATTGAAAATCACAAGCCCGACCTCGTGGTGCTCGACGTGATGATGCCGCAAATGGGCGGGCTCGAAGTCGCCAAGCGCCTGCGCGACCGCTATGGCCTGCTCGACCTGCCCATCATCATGGTCACCGCCCGCTCGCGCACCCGCGACGTGATCGCCGGGTTCGAGCACGGCGCCAACGACTATGTGGTCAAGCCCTTCGTCAAGGACGAGCTTCTGGCCCGCATCGCGACGCTCCTCGAAGCCGGACGCGCCCGCGGCACGGCACGCGAAAATATCGAACTCAAATCGGAAATCGAGCGCCGCGTGCAGGTCGAAGACGCCCTGCGGCTTTCCCAGCAACGCATGGCACGGCTGCTCGATACGCTCGAAGCGGGACTGCTCGGGGTCAGTGAGACCGGCCGCATCACCTACGCCAATCAGGCCGCAGCCGTGCTCGCCGGCCGCGTCATCGATCCGGGCAAGACGCTGCTGAGCGATCTTTTGACCCCCACAATGGTCGACGCCATGACCCGCACGATTGCCGATGAAGGCCGCGTGGCGCTCGACGATGTGCCCATGGGCAGCTCGGGCAATCCCGTCCTGCTCAACGCCTTCGAGATCGAGGCCGACGCGGGCGGCGGCTTTGCGCTGGTCATCACCCCCGACACCGCGCAGACGCGCCGGCAGACCGACCATCTGGTGCGTTCGGTGCAGGGCGTTCTCGATACCGTCGGGCCGGTGCTGATCGAACAGCAGGCCATGCCCGCCAACTCCACCGCACTCGATGCAACGCCGCTCCCCGGCAAGGAAGTCTATCGCGAAACCATTGTGGCTGTGATGACCCAATCGATTGCCCTGTGGCGCCGCGCCAAGGGCGGCTCCAAGATCGACTTCGCCGAAAAAAGCGGCATCTGGCGGGTCAATCTCGACCGCTCCTCGCTGCAGGCGAGAACGCTCGACAAATATCTGCTGATCGAAACCCTTCCCGCCAACCCCCGCTGGCGCGACGTGATCCAGACCGCCGAGTTCGTGCTGGCCGACATAGAAGCCCAGATCGACCAGAACGCTGAATTCGCCGCCCAATACGAAAATCTGCGCACCCTGGCCCAGACTCTGCGCGACCTGGTGCGCGAACATATTCTCCCCAAGCCCCGGGGAGAAACCGAACCGGCAGGCGCCCAGGACGCCTGA